Part of the Polaribacter sp. Hel1_33_78 genome is shown below.
AGCTTCTATAACAGCTTTATCTTCATCTGCTAACAAAGGAAATGGTAACTCGTGTTTATTTATCCAATTCTGTTGTCTTTTGGCAGAATCTGCACTTACCCCTAAAACGTCATATCCTTTCGCTAAAAAAGTTTGATAATTATCTCTTAAATCACATGCTTCATTAGTACAGCCAGGCGTACTTGCCTTTGGATAAAAGAATAACACTAACTTTTTACCTGCGTAATCAGTTAGTTTAATTGTATTTCCAACATTGTCTTTTGCTTCAAATTGTGGAGCATTATCTCCTATTTTTAGTGATGTCATATTCTTAATAGTTTTTAAAGTTTAAAAGTACAAAGTTTATAAAGTTCTTTCAAGTTTATTCTTGAAAAAATAAATTTTTAAAACAGTCTACTTTACTTTCAACTTTTTAACTTTACAACTTTATAACTCATTTTATGACGAAGCAAGAAAAAGTTCAATTTGTAATTGACACACTTGAAGAAAAATATCCAGAAATTCCAATTCCTTTAGATCATAAAGATCCATATACTTTGTTAATTGCTGTTTTATTATCTGCACAATGTACAGATGTGAGAGTGAATAAAATAACACCTTTATTATTCGCTAAAGCGGATAATCCTTTTGACATGATAAAAATGTCTGTGGAAGAAATTAAGGCAATTATTAGACCTTGTGGATTATCGCCAATGAAAAGCAAAGGAATATATGGTTTATCGAAAATTTTGATTGAAAAATATAACGGAGAAGTTCCGCAAAGTTTTGAAGGTTTAGAAGAATTGCCTGCTGTTGGTCATAAAACGGCAAGTGTGGTTATGAGTCAAGCTTTTGGTATTCCGGCATTTCCTGTAGATACTCATATTCACAGATTACTATTTCGCTGGAATTTAACAAACGGAAAAAATGTTACACAAACAGAAAAAGATGCAAAACGTTTGTTTCCAAAAGAATTGTGGAATGATTTGCACTTACAAATTATTTGGTATGGCAGAGAATACTCTCCTGCACGAGGGTGGAATTTAGACCAGGATATCATTACCAAAACCATTGGAAGAAAATCAGTTTTGGAGGAATATTATAAAAAAATAAAGCAATAAAAAAAGCCTCAACGTTAGTTGAAGCTTTTTCCACTCTTAATTCAAATTCAATTCAATGAAATTTTTTGATTTAATTTTCGCAATAGTTAGCGATTTGGAAAAATTAATCAAAAATTGAACTGTTTCTTGTTTAGGTTGCATCTGTAAATTGGATGACTTTCTTGTGTAAAGTTTCATCATATATTTTATTTAATCTACTGGTTATAAAATATTAACGACACTTTTTTACTTTTATTATTAGTTTACTAAAATAATTTCATGTTTTTCTATTAATTTTCTCATATTTATTAAAGCATATCGCATTCTGCCCAATGCTGTATTAATACTAACACCAGTATTCTCGCTTATTTCTTTAAAACTCATGTCTTTATACATGCGCATTATTAAAACCTCTTTTTGTTCTTCTGGCAATTCTTTCACTAAATCTCTTACATCACTATAGATCTGCTCTTGGATAATTTTTTTTTCAGCATTCAAACTCCCATCACCTAAAACAGAAAAAATATCAAATTCATCAGTATTTTTAAATGTTGGCATTCTATTAGATTTTCTAAAATGATCAATAACTAAATTATGAGAGATACGCATCACCCAAGGTAAAAATTTACCTTCTTCATTATAATTTCCTTTTTTCAGCGTTCTAATGACCTTAATGAAGGTATCCTGAAAAACATCTTCAGTAATATCTCTATCCTGAATTTTACTATAAATAAAGCTGTATAATCTTTGCTGATGTCTTTTAATTAGGATTTCTAAAGAAAATTCATTCCCTTCGATGTAACTCTTTACTAAATTGCTGTCTGTTTCTTTTTTATTACGCATCATAACTACTTTTTTGAAGAAAGAAAAGTATCTCTCTTATTTATTATTTATCAATAATTTAAAAGTAATTTTTAGCTATATGCGTTTTTTAAGAAGGTTATTATAACCTCAAATATAAAGGTTATTTTTAAATTTTACAACTATTTTTACAAATACTTTAACAAATTCAATGCTATTATTATTTTAAATTCGATGAAAATAGTGGTATTTTTATAGCATATTTTAAGATTAAATGAAGATTGATATTTCTACTGTAAACCCTAAAGAAAACATCATAATTAAAGGTGCGAAACTGCATAATTTAAAAAATATTGATGTCGTTATTCCAAGAAAAAAATTAGTAGTCATTACAGGTCTTTCTGGGTCTGGAAAATCTTCTTTAGCTTTTGATACCTTATATGCTGAAGGTCAAAGAAGATATGTAGAGAGTTTAAGTTCTTATGCGCGTCAGTTTTTAGGTAAATTGCACAAACCAAAAGTAGATTATATTAAAGGCATTGCACCTGCGATTGCCATTGAGCAAAAAGTAAATTCTACAAATCCACGTTCAACAGTGGGAACATCAACAGAAATTTACGATTACATAAAACTTTTGTTTGCAAGAATTGGTAGAACCTTCTCTCCTATTTCTGGTAAAGAAGTAAAAAAAGATACTGTTTCTGATGTCGTGAAATTCGTTAAAGAGTTTCAAGAAAAAACGAAACTACTTTTATTAGCACCAATTATTATCGATGAAAATCGAGATTTAAAGACTGTCTTGCAGGTTTTAGAACAACAAGGTTATGCCCGTTTAAAGTGGAATCATAAAGTATACAGAATTGCAGATTTCCCACAAAAAGATTTTAAAAATGAAGCCTTATTTTTAGTGGTTGATAGAATTATTACGAAAGATAATGAAGATTTTTACCACAGATTGGCAGATGCAATTCAAACTACTTTTTTTGAAGGAAAAGGAATTTGTTTTATTGAAAATTTAGAAGACAACCAGGTGGCAGAGTTTAGTAATAAGTTCGATTTAGATGGCATGTCTTTTCTAGAGCCCAATACACACTTGTTCAGTTTTAACAATCCTTATGGCGCTTGTCCAACTTGCGAAGGTTATGGAAATGTAGTTGGAATTGATGAAGCATTAGTGATACCAAATACTGGGTTATCAATTTTTGAAGACTGTATTTTTCCTTTTAAGACACCTTCTTATTTGCATTATAAAGAAGACTTAATTGATGTTGCCTATCAATTTGATATCCCGATCCATAAACCTTGGTTCGAGCTCACTGAAATCCAAAAGGAATTGGTTTGGAGTGGAAACAAAAACTTCAAAGGAATTCAACATTTTTTTACTGTTTTAGAAGAAAAAAGTTATAAAATTCAAAATAGAGTAATGCTTTCGCGTTATCGTGGAAAAACAAAATGTACTTCTTGCCATGGAAAACGATTACGGAAAGAAACCGATTTTGTAAAAATAAATGATCATACCATTTCTGATTTGGTTACGCTTCCTTTAGATGAATTAACGCTCTTTTTTAAAAACATAAAACTAGATAAGTACGAAGCAAAAATTGGAAAACGTTTACTTACTGAAATTAATAATCGTTTGCAATTTTTAACCGATGTAGGCCTGTCTTACTTGACGATTAACAGAACCTCAAATACTCTTTCTGGTGGTGAAAGTCAGCGTATAAATTTAGCAACTTCTCTAGGTAGTTCTCTAGTTGGCTCTATGTATATATTAGATGAACCAAGCATTGGCTTGCATCCAAAAGATACAGAACGTTTAATAGGAGTGTTAAAAGATTTACGTGATTTAGGAAACACCGTTGTTGTTGTAGAGCATGATGAAGACATCATGAAAGAAGCTGATTACATCATTGATATTGGACCAGAGGCGGGAACTTTTGGTGGTCATGTGGTTGCAGAAGGAACTTTTAAAAAAATTTTAAAATCAGACTCTTTAACAGCAAAATATTTAAATGAAGAGTTAAAAATTGAAGTCCCTACAAAACGTAGAACTTCAAAAAATAGTATACAAATTATTGGAGCAAGAGAGCATAATCTCCAAAATATTGATGTTACATTCCCTTTAAACTGTTTATCTGTAATTACAGGAGTTTCAGGTTCCGGGAAAAGCACATTAGTCAAAAATATTTTATATCCATCAATGCAAAAAAAGTTGATTGGCTATGGAGATAAAATTGGACAGCATACAGATATAAAAGGAAATTTCGAAAATTTAAAACACGTAGAATTTATAGATCAAAATCCTATTGGGCGTTCTTCACGCTCAAATCCGGTAACCTATATTAAGGCCTATGATGATATTAGAATGTTATATTCTAATCAAAAATTGTCAAATATTAGAAATTATAAACCAAAGCATTTTTCTTTTAATGTTGAAGGTGGTCGCTGCGAGGTTTGCAAAGGTGAAGGTGAAGTAACTATTGAAATGCAATTTATGGCAGATGTGCATTTAGAGTGCGACGTTTGTAATGGAAAGCGTTTTAAGAAAGAAGTTTTAGAAGTAAAATTTGATGGAAAATCTATTGACGATATTTTAAGCTTAACTATCGATGATGCTGTTGCATTTTTCTCTGAAAACTTAGTGCCTAAAATTGCCAATAAATTAAAACCTTTACAAGATGTTGGTTTGGGTTATGTAAAATTAGGGCAATCCTCTTCTACCCTTTCTGGTGGTGAAGCCCAAAGAATTAAACTAGCATCGTTTTTAGTAAAAGGAAATTCCAAAGACAAAGCTTTATTTATTTTTGACGAGCCCACAACAGGTCTACACTTTCATGATATTAAAAAATTATTAGGCTCTTTTAATGCCTTAATTGATAAAGGACATTCGATTATTGTA
Proteins encoded:
- the bcp gene encoding thioredoxin-dependent thiol peroxidase, producing MTSLKIGDNAPQFEAKDNVGNTIKLTDYAGKKLVLFFYPKASTPGCTNEACDLRDNYQTFLAKGYDVLGVSADSAKRQQNWINKHELPFPLLADEDKAVIEAFNVWGPKKFMGKEYDGIHRTTFVIDENGVIEDIILKVKTKAHAAQILG
- the nth gene encoding endonuclease III, translating into MTKQEKVQFVIDTLEEKYPEIPIPLDHKDPYTLLIAVLLSAQCTDVRVNKITPLLFAKADNPFDMIKMSVEEIKAIIRPCGLSPMKSKGIYGLSKILIEKYNGEVPQSFEGLEELPAVGHKTASVVMSQAFGIPAFPVDTHIHRLLFRWNLTNGKNVTQTEKDAKRLFPKELWNDLHLQIIWYGREYSPARGWNLDQDIITKTIGRKSVLEEYYKKIKQ
- a CDS encoding RNA polymerase sigma factor → MRNKKETDSNLVKSYIEGNEFSLEILIKRHQQRLYSFIYSKIQDRDITEDVFQDTFIKVIRTLKKGNYNEEGKFLPWVMRISHNLVIDHFRKSNRMPTFKNTDEFDIFSVLGDGSLNAEKKIIQEQIYSDVRDLVKELPEEQKEVLIMRMYKDMSFKEISENTGVSINTALGRMRYALINMRKLIEKHEIILVN
- the uvrA gene encoding excinuclease ABC subunit UvrA encodes the protein MKIDISTVNPKENIIIKGAKLHNLKNIDVVIPRKKLVVITGLSGSGKSSLAFDTLYAEGQRRYVESLSSYARQFLGKLHKPKVDYIKGIAPAIAIEQKVNSTNPRSTVGTSTEIYDYIKLLFARIGRTFSPISGKEVKKDTVSDVVKFVKEFQEKTKLLLLAPIIIDENRDLKTVLQVLEQQGYARLKWNHKVYRIADFPQKDFKNEALFLVVDRIITKDNEDFYHRLADAIQTTFFEGKGICFIENLEDNQVAEFSNKFDLDGMSFLEPNTHLFSFNNPYGACPTCEGYGNVVGIDEALVIPNTGLSIFEDCIFPFKTPSYLHYKEDLIDVAYQFDIPIHKPWFELTEIQKELVWSGNKNFKGIQHFFTVLEEKSYKIQNRVMLSRYRGKTKCTSCHGKRLRKETDFVKINDHTISDLVTLPLDELTLFFKNIKLDKYEAKIGKRLLTEINNRLQFLTDVGLSYLTINRTSNTLSGGESQRINLATSLGSSLVGSMYILDEPSIGLHPKDTERLIGVLKDLRDLGNTVVVVEHDEDIMKEADYIIDIGPEAGTFGGHVVAEGTFKKILKSDSLTAKYLNEELKIEVPTKRRTSKNSIQIIGAREHNLQNIDVTFPLNCLSVITGVSGSGKSTLVKNILYPSMQKKLIGYGDKIGQHTDIKGNFENLKHVEFIDQNPIGRSSRSNPVTYIKAYDDIRMLYSNQKLSNIRNYKPKHFSFNVEGGRCEVCKGEGEVTIEMQFMADVHLECDVCNGKRFKKEVLEVKFDGKSIDDILSLTIDDAVAFFSENLVPKIANKLKPLQDVGLGYVKLGQSSSTLSGGEAQRIKLASFLVKGNSKDKALFIFDEPTTGLHFHDIKKLLGSFNALIDKGHSIIVIEHNIELIKCADYIIDLGLDGGKKGGNLIFQGTPEQLARNKKSYTAKYLAEKLTF